Proteins from a genomic interval of Flammeovirgaceae bacterium SG7u.111:
- the ilvC gene encoding ketol-acid reductoisomerase, with translation MAKINFGGVEEEVVTREEFPLEKAQEVLKDETVAVIGYGVQGPGQSLNLKDNGINVIVGQRKPSKSWDKAVEDGFVPGETLFEIEEALEKGTVICYLLSDAAQIQLWPTVKKHLTAGKTLYFSHGFGVTYSEKTGIVPPADVDVMLVAPKGSGTSLRRLFVEGKGLNSSFAVHQDATGKAREKAISLGIGVGSGYLFETTFYKEVSSDLTGERGTLMGAIQGIFRAQYEVLRENGHSPSEAFNETVEEATQSLYPLIAEKGMDWMYANCSTTAQRGALDWMGPFYEATKPVFEKLYKSVTDGVEAQKSIDSNSQSDYRVKLEAELKEIEESEMWRAGKAVRGLRPENS, from the coding sequence ATGGCAAAAATCAATTTTGGCGGAGTAGAAGAGGAAGTAGTAACCCGTGAAGAATTTCCGTTGGAAAAAGCGCAAGAAGTGCTAAAAGATGAGACTGTTGCAGTAATTGGCTATGGCGTTCAAGGCCCAGGTCAGTCATTAAACTTGAAAGACAATGGTATCAACGTGATTGTCGGACAGCGTAAGCCTTCAAAATCATGGGATAAAGCGGTAGAAGACGGGTTTGTTCCTGGCGAAACGCTATTTGAAATTGAAGAAGCATTGGAAAAAGGAACTGTCATTTGCTACCTACTTTCAGATGCTGCTCAAATTCAGCTTTGGCCAACTGTTAAAAAACACCTTACAGCAGGTAAAACCTTATATTTCTCACATGGATTTGGTGTGACTTATAGCGAGAAAACTGGCATCGTTCCTCCAGCAGATGTGGATGTAATGTTGGTAGCTCCAAAGGGATCAGGTACTTCATTGAGAAGGCTTTTTGTAGAAGGAAAAGGCTTGAACTCTAGCTTCGCCGTTCACCAAGATGCTACTGGAAAAGCAAGAGAAAAGGCAATTTCACTTGGAATTGGCGTAGGTTCAGGTTACTTGTTCGAAACTACTTTCTACAAAGAAGTTTCTTCTGATCTTACAGGCGAAAGAGGTACGCTGATGGGTGCTATCCAAGGTATCTTCCGTGCTCAGTACGAAGTGCTTAGAGAAAATGGCCACTCTCCATCAGAGGCTTTCAACGAAACTGTAGAAGAGGCAACTCAATCGCTTTATCCGCTTATAGCTGAAAAAGGAATGGACTGGATGTACGCTAACTGTTCTACTACAGCTCAGCGTGGTGCACTAGACTGGATGGGTCCTTTCTACGAAGCTACTAAGCCAGTTTTTGAGAAACTTTACAAGTCAGTTACTGATGGTGTTGAGGCTCAAAAATCAATCGATTCTAACTCTCAGTCAGACTACAGGGTGAAACTTGAAGCTGAGCTTAAGGAAATTGAAGAGTCAGAAATGTGGAGAGCTGGAAAAGCTGTTCGTGGTTTAAGACCAGAGAATAGCTAG
- a CDS encoding sigma-70 family RNA polymerase sigma factor: MEIKKNFSDKALEDFALIDDAIEGDQRAYAQLMERYRKSVYHTMLKMVRNVDDAEDLTIEAFAKAFKNLTKFKKDYTFSTWLFRVATNNCIDFIRKKKLDTMSINADVSKQDGETLNIDIKDKNLDPQETAIKSQKVELVRQFVDLLPLKYQRLVKLRYFDELSYEEIAQEIEAPLGTVKAQLHRARELLYDLVKNSKNVI, from the coding sequence ATGGAAATAAAGAAGAACTTTTCTGATAAGGCTTTAGAGGACTTTGCGCTAATAGACGACGCAATAGAGGGTGACCAGCGAGCATATGCGCAGTTGATGGAACGATACAGGAAATCGGTTTACCATACCATGCTCAAAATGGTAAGGAATGTAGATGATGCCGAAGACCTGACCATCGAAGCGTTTGCCAAAGCCTTCAAGAACCTTACAAAATTCAAAAAAGACTACACATTTAGTACCTGGCTTTTTAGGGTGGCTACCAACAACTGCATCGACTTCATACGAAAGAAAAAGCTTGATACTATGAGCATAAACGCCGATGTGAGCAAACAAGACGGCGAAACCCTCAATATAGATATAAAAGACAAAAACCTCGACCCGCAAGAAACGGCAATAAAAAGCCAGAAGGTGGAACTGGTAAGGCAGTTTGTAGACTTACTCCCGCTCAAGTACCAGCGCTTGGTAAAGCTCCGCTACTTCGACGAACTCTCTTACGAGGAAATAGCTCAAGAAATAGAAGCACCGCTCGGCACGGTAAAAGCCCAACTCCACCGAGCCAGGGAATTACTGTACGACTTAGTGAAAAATTCTAAGAACGTTATTTAA
- a CDS encoding group III truncated hemoglobin, giving the protein MDTKKTDILSIGEVKTLVNTFYDNVRADDLLKDIFNQKIGDRWTEHLEKMYRFWQTVLLGEHTYNGSPFPPHMQLPVEKEHFDRWQSIFHNTVDTLFTGKKADEAKWRASKMAELFHYKIEHFKASASNSLQ; this is encoded by the coding sequence ATGGATACTAAGAAAACAGACATCTTGAGTATTGGAGAGGTAAAAACTTTGGTCAATACTTTTTACGACAATGTAAGAGCCGATGATTTGCTCAAAGACATTTTCAACCAAAAAATAGGGGATCGTTGGACAGAGCACCTCGAAAAGATGTACCGATTTTGGCAAACGGTGTTGCTTGGTGAGCACACTTACAACGGCAGCCCATTTCCTCCACATATGCAATTACCTGTGGAAAAAGAGCATTTTGACCGCTGGCAAAGCATATTTCACAACACAGTAGATACGCTTTTTACGGGAAAAAAGGCAGACGAGGCAAAATGGAGAGCCTCGAAAATGGCTGAACTATTCCATTATAAAATCGAACATTTCAAGGCAAGTGCCTCAAACTCGTTGCAATAA
- a CDS encoding class I SAM-dependent methyltransferase, which yields MGKLFTISSYLRYLRRAKNEHSLHSPFLFELYTQVIRPAKKYYVFDRLTELKFKLSDDRRQIEVTDFGAGSRTKAKKTRSVRSIAKVSVSPTATSQLLFKLVERFQPKTMIELGTSLGVNSLYMQAPISTAKLYTFEGCPNIAQVAKDNFEWFGLSPEIIKGNIDETLPAKLSELEKLDFVFFDANHRYEPTLNYFAMCLEKAHEDSVFVFDDIYWSEEMAKVWEEIKSHAAVTLSLDLFEVGIVFFRKKQPKQHFVLKF from the coding sequence TTGGGCAAACTTTTTACAATATCTTCTTACCTGCGCTACCTCCGCCGAGCAAAAAACGAGCATAGCCTTCATTCTCCCTTTCTTTTTGAGTTGTACACTCAAGTGATCCGACCTGCAAAAAAGTACTATGTGTTTGATCGGCTTACAGAGCTGAAATTCAAGCTGAGCGATGATAGAAGGCAGATAGAAGTAACGGATTTTGGGGCTGGTTCACGAACGAAGGCAAAAAAAACTAGAAGTGTGCGCTCCATAGCCAAAGTGTCGGTAAGCCCTACGGCTACTAGCCAGTTGCTTTTTAAGTTGGTGGAAAGGTTCCAGCCCAAAACGATGATAGAACTGGGGACTTCTTTGGGGGTGAACTCCTTATATATGCAAGCCCCAATTTCCACTGCCAAACTCTACACGTTTGAAGGATGCCCCAATATAGCCCAAGTAGCCAAAGATAATTTTGAATGGTTTGGGCTTTCGCCCGAAATAATAAAGGGAAATATTGATGAAACCTTGCCTGCAAAACTTTCCGAGCTAGAAAAGCTCGATTTTGTGTTTTTCGATGCGAACCACAGGTACGAGCCCACGCTCAATTATTTTGCGATGTGCTTGGAAAAAGCCCATGAAGACTCGGTGTTTGTGTTCGATGATATTTATTGGTCGGAAGAGATGGCGAAGGTTTGGGAGGAAATCAAATCGCATGCAGCGGTTACTTTATCGCTCGATTTGTTTGAGGTGGGCATCGTGTTTTTTAGGAAAAAACAACCCAAGCAGCATTTTGTATTGAAGTTTTGA
- the ilvN gene encoding acetolactate synthase small subunit produces MDEQKENNYTLSVFAEDKIGLVNKLTIVFTRRKINIVSLTTSESENKGVFRFTIVLKTTRDMMEKVTKQVEKLIGVLKAFFYEDDQVIYQELALYKIPTEALFGGTTIEHIIREHYARIITVEKEFVIIEKTGHERETTELFEKLQPYGVIGFVRSGRVALPKPMKKVMSYIEDIENNTHY; encoded by the coding sequence ATGGATGAGCAAAAAGAAAACAACTATACCTTATCTGTTTTTGCAGAAGATAAAATAGGACTGGTCAATAAACTCACGATCGTCTTTACAAGAAGAAAGATCAATATTGTGAGTTTGACTACCTCTGAGTCTGAAAACAAAGGTGTTTTCCGCTTTACAATTGTGCTCAAGACCACCCGGGATATGATGGAAAAAGTGACCAAGCAAGTTGAAAAGCTAATTGGCGTGTTGAAAGCTTTTTTCTATGAGGATGACCAAGTGATTTATCAAGAATTGGCATTGTACAAAATTCCTACCGAAGCCTTATTTGGAGGGACTACCATCGAGCACATTATCCGTGAGCATTATGCTAGGATAATTACAGTCGAAAAAGAGTTTGTAATCATCGAGAAAACTGGCCACGAACGTGAGACGACTGAGTTATTTGAAAAGCTTCAGCCTTATGGTGTAATTGGCTTTGTTCGCTCTGGTAGAGTGGCTTTGCCCAAGCCTATGAAGAAGGTAATGTCGTACATCGAAGATATCGAAAACAATACCCATTACTAG
- the ilvD gene encoding dihydroxy-acid dehydratase, which yields MSEILNKHSKRITQDPSQPASQAMLYAIGLTEDDLKKPQVGIVSTGYEGNPCNMHLNDLAVDIKTGVQDADLIGLIFHTIGVSDGISNGTEGMMYSLPSRDIIADSIETVVNAQYYDGMVAVVGCDKNMPGAMIAAGRLNRPSILMYGGSIASGCYKEKKLNIVSAFEALGEKFTGQISDEDYKGVIQNSCPGAGACGGMYTANTMASAMEVMGLSLPYSSSNPAVSAKKKAECLSVGAAFRKLLEMDLKPKDIVTKQSFLNAITYITVMGGSTNAVLHLLAVARAFDVDLTVDDFQRISDKTPLLGDMKPSGKYLMEDVDAVGGTPAVMKFLLEEEMIDGSSMTVTGKTISENLAELPSLQEGQKVIVPVDKPLKETGHLQILYGNIAQEGSVAKISGKEGEKFTGPARVFNDEFETIKGIQDGKVQKGDVVVIRFSGPKGAPGMPEMLKITSAIMGAQLGKSVALITDGRFSGGTHGFVVGHITPEAQVGGNIALVQDGDMITVDAIDNKLEVALTDEELAERRAKWVQPPLKVKSGALYKYAKMVSPASKGCVTDED from the coding sequence ATGAGCGAAATTCTTAACAAACACAGCAAACGTATTACGCAAGACCCTTCACAACCTGCTTCCCAAGCAATGTTGTACGCTATTGGCCTAACAGAAGATGATTTGAAAAAACCACAAGTAGGTATAGTAAGTACGGGTTATGAGGGCAACCCTTGTAATATGCACCTCAACGACTTGGCTGTTGATATTAAAACAGGCGTGCAAGATGCTGACCTTATCGGGTTGATTTTCCATACAATAGGTGTGAGTGATGGGATTTCGAATGGAACGGAGGGGATGATGTATTCACTTCCTTCAAGGGACATTATTGCTGATTCTATTGAGACGGTGGTAAATGCCCAGTATTATGATGGTATGGTTGCCGTTGTTGGTTGTGATAAAAACATGCCTGGTGCCATGATAGCTGCGGGCAGGCTGAACCGCCCTTCTATTTTGATGTATGGAGGTTCAATTGCATCAGGTTGCTACAAAGAGAAAAAACTAAATATCGTTTCTGCATTTGAGGCTTTGGGCGAGAAGTTCACGGGGCAAATCAGCGACGAAGATTATAAAGGTGTTATCCAAAATTCTTGCCCAGGAGCAGGTGCTTGTGGTGGAATGTACACGGCAAATACCATGGCTTCTGCTATGGAAGTAATGGGGTTGAGCTTGCCTTACAGCTCTTCGAACCCAGCGGTAAGTGCCAAAAAGAAAGCGGAATGCTTGAGCGTAGGAGCAGCATTTAGAAAGCTTTTGGAAATGGATTTGAAGCCGAAAGATATTGTAACTAAGCAATCTTTCTTAAATGCGATCACCTACATTACGGTGATGGGCGGATCTACGAATGCGGTGCTTCATTTGCTAGCAGTTGCAAGAGCATTTGATGTGGACTTGACGGTAGATGATTTCCAAAGAATCAGTGATAAAACTCCGCTATTGGGCGATATGAAGCCAAGTGGTAAATACCTGATGGAAGATGTAGATGCGGTAGGTGGTACACCAGCAGTTATGAAGTTTTTATTGGAAGAAGAAATGATTGACGGTAGCAGCATGACTGTTACAGGAAAAACCATCTCTGAAAACTTGGCTGAACTGCCGTCATTACAAGAAGGGCAAAAAGTAATAGTTCCTGTTGACAAGCCTTTGAAAGAGACTGGTCACTTACAAATTCTTTATGGCAATATTGCTCAGGAAGGGTCTGTTGCTAAAATCAGTGGTAAAGAAGGAGAAAAGTTCACTGGTCCGGCTAGAGTATTCAATGATGAATTTGAAACAATCAAAGGAATACAGGATGGAAAAGTACAGAAAGGCGATGTGGTGGTAATTAGGTTCTCTGGACCGAAAGGTGCACCAGGCATGCCAGAAATGTTGAAAATCACTTCAGCTATTATGGGTGCACAGTTGGGCAAAAGTGTGGCATTGATCACCGACGGTCGTTTCTCTGGAGGCACTCATGGTTTTGTGGTAGGGCACATTACTCCAGAAGCACAAGTGGGTGGCAATATTGCTTTGGTGCAAGACGGAGACATGATAACGGTAGATGCTATTGACAATAAATTGGAAGTGGCACTTACTGACGAAGAGCTTGCCGAAAGAAGAGCTAAGTGGGTTCAACCACCATTGAAAGTAAAAAGTGGTGCATTGTATAAATATGCCAAAATGGTATCTCCAGCTTCAAAAGGCTGTGTGACCGACGAGGACTAA
- the ilvB gene encoding biosynthetic-type acetolactate synthase large subunit: MATLVNDIKLAQKPSIQKEGITGSEAVLLSLLEEGVDTIFGYPGGAIMPIYDAMYDYQDKMNHILVRHEQGAAHAAQGYARVTNKVGVCMATSGPGATNLITGIADAMIDSTAMVCITGQVDKKLLGTDAFQETDVVGISMPVTKWNYQVTSADEIPEVLAKAFYIARTGRPGPVLIDITKNAQYEKFDFVYKKCEKVSSYHPKPKVNQRRLEEAAEIINHAQRPYLLIGHGILLSQAQAELTAFVEKTGIPFASTLLGLSAMPNNHPNYVGYLGMHGNYGPNIKTNECDVLIAVGMRFDDRVTGDLKRYAKQAKVIHVEIDPAEIDKNVKTEVAILGDAKEALAGLTPLVKEKSYPEWMDEFNACKSVEERKVIMGDFAANTTKLKMAEVVNTLSKKTEGKAITVSDVGQHQMIVSRYYEYMETDSNVTSGGLGTMGFALPAAMGAKLGKPDREVVVIVGDGGFQMTLQEMATIAQYNIPVKVLLLNNSFLGMVRQWQHMFFDDRYSFTEMVNPDFIKLADGFGVEANKVTKREELSDAMDKMLAAKGPYFMEVVVEKETDVFPMIPTGESVSNIRLE, from the coding sequence ATGGCAACATTGGTAAATGACATTAAGCTGGCTCAGAAGCCATCCATCCAAAAAGAAGGTATAACGGGGTCTGAAGCAGTACTCCTTTCCCTACTTGAGGAAGGTGTGGATACTATTTTTGGGTATCCTGGCGGAGCAATTATGCCTATTTATGATGCGATGTATGATTATCAGGACAAGATGAATCATATTTTGGTAAGACACGAGCAAGGTGCGGCGCATGCTGCCCAAGGGTATGCACGAGTCACCAACAAAGTCGGTGTTTGCATGGCAACTTCAGGGCCGGGGGCAACTAACCTGATCACGGGAATTGCAGATGCAATGATTGATTCAACTGCAATGGTGTGTATCACAGGGCAAGTGGACAAAAAACTGTTGGGTACGGATGCTTTTCAGGAAACCGATGTGGTCGGTATTTCTATGCCCGTCACCAAGTGGAACTACCAAGTCACTTCTGCCGATGAGATTCCTGAAGTATTGGCAAAAGCATTTTATATTGCTAGAACAGGTAGGCCAGGGCCAGTGTTGATCGATATTACCAAAAATGCGCAGTACGAAAAATTTGATTTCGTATATAAAAAGTGTGAGAAAGTAAGTAGTTATCACCCTAAGCCTAAAGTAAATCAGAGAAGGTTAGAGGAGGCGGCTGAGATTATTAACCATGCGCAGCGCCCATATTTGTTGATTGGGCATGGGATTTTGCTTTCGCAAGCACAAGCGGAGCTTACTGCTTTTGTAGAAAAAACAGGGATTCCGTTTGCCAGCACCCTTTTAGGGCTTTCGGCTATGCCTAATAATCACCCTAATTATGTTGGGTATTTGGGAATGCATGGAAACTACGGACCAAATATCAAGACTAACGAATGTGATGTGTTGATCGCCGTTGGCATGAGGTTCGATGACAGGGTTACGGGTGATTTGAAACGCTATGCAAAGCAGGCTAAGGTAATTCATGTGGAAATTGATCCTGCGGAAATAGATAAAAACGTAAAAACTGAAGTAGCTATCCTTGGTGATGCTAAAGAAGCACTAGCTGGTTTGACTCCTTTGGTAAAAGAAAAATCATACCCTGAATGGATGGACGAGTTCAATGCTTGCAAATCCGTGGAAGAGAGAAAAGTCATAATGGGAGATTTCGCTGCTAATACTACGAAACTCAAAATGGCTGAGGTAGTCAATACTCTTTCTAAGAAAACGGAAGGGAAAGCGATTACGGTTTCTGATGTTGGACAGCACCAAATGATAGTTTCAAGGTACTATGAATACATGGAAACTGATAGCAATGTAACCTCTGGTGGTTTGGGTACAATGGGTTTTGCCCTTCCGGCTGCTATGGGTGCAAAGCTTGGCAAGCCTGATCGGGAAGTTGTTGTGATTGTGGGTGATGGAGGTTTTCAAATGACCTTGCAAGAAATGGCAACCATTGCTCAGTACAATATTCCAGTAAAGGTATTGCTATTGAACAACAGCTTCTTGGGGATGGTGCGGCAGTGGCAGCATATGTTCTTCGACGATCGCTATTCATTCACTGAGATGGTCAATCCTGATTTCATCAAACTAGCTGATGGCTTTGGGGTAGAAGCCAACAAGGTGACCAAAAGAGAAGAACTTTCGGATGCTATGGATAAAATGCTTGCAGCCAAAGGACCTTACTTCATGGAAGTAGTGGTGGAAAAAGAAACGGATGTATTTCCAATGATTCCAACAGGCGAATCTGTTTCTAATATTCGCTTGGAATAA
- a CDS encoding Rrf2 family transcriptional regulator, whose amino-acid sequence MFSKSCEYGIKASVFIAQQSLKGERVSLNDIAEAIDSPTAFTAKTLQLLSKNGIIKSIKGFAGGYAIPTENLDTLSLFHIVDAIDGDPVYKACGLGLKECNEAMPCPIHNDFKKVRSALKKILENTLIKKLANDLDGGLVYLKRIMEN is encoded by the coding sequence ATGTTTTCAAAATCTTGTGAATACGGTATAAAGGCAAGTGTTTTCATTGCGCAGCAGTCCCTCAAAGGAGAGCGTGTCTCGCTGAACGATATTGCCGAGGCAATAGATTCCCCTACGGCATTTACAGCCAAAACACTCCAGCTTCTATCCAAAAACGGGATCATAAAATCTATAAAAGGGTTTGCTGGAGGCTATGCAATCCCCACTGAAAATCTAGATACGCTAAGCCTCTTCCACATAGTAGATGCGATTGATGGCGACCCTGTTTACAAAGCCTGTGGGCTGGGCTTAAAAGAATGCAACGAAGCAATGCCCTGCCCTATCCACAACGATTTCAAAAAGGTACGCTCAGCATTAAAGAAGATACTTGAAAACACACTCATAAAAAAACTAGCCAACGACCTAGACGGCGGTTTGGTGTACCTCAAACGAATAATGGAAAATTAG
- a CDS encoding branched-chain amino acid transaminase, with translation MYFNKNTVVFHNGQFIKASEAKGDLYSQTVHYGIGVFDGIRAYKTDAGTQAFKAREHYDRFLKAAGRIHLDVKYTSEELVSISYQLLEENNLTNAYIRPLITVGQNMRLTKVKEMNVFISAWKWGRYQTSDQLDVMISSFQRPNPKASYVDAKITGHYVNSMLATNEAKDKGFDEALLRDSGGFIAQGPGDNFFFEKDGVLHTPPLGHIYPGITRKTVIEMATEMGIEVVEHLFTEDELLDADGAFFTGTGTEIAGIKSINKKEFKKEWEDTLGFQLLTKYRQRVTHDDFESYSII, from the coding sequence ATGTATTTTAACAAAAACACAGTTGTTTTTCATAATGGTCAGTTCATAAAGGCCTCAGAAGCAAAAGGCGATTTGTATTCGCAAACAGTTCACTATGGAATTGGGGTTTTTGATGGAATAAGAGCTTACAAAACCGATGCGGGCACGCAAGCTTTTAAAGCCAGAGAGCATTATGACCGCTTTTTGAAAGCAGCAGGACGAATCCATTTGGATGTAAAATACACTTCTGAAGAGTTGGTGAGTATTTCTTACCAGCTGCTAGAGGAAAATAATTTGACCAATGCTTATATCAGGCCTTTGATTACGGTAGGCCAGAATATGAGACTAACAAAAGTAAAGGAGATGAATGTTTTCATTTCTGCATGGAAGTGGGGGAGATACCAAACAAGTGACCAGCTGGATGTGATGATTTCGTCTTTCCAGCGACCAAATCCGAAGGCATCTTATGTAGATGCGAAGATTACAGGTCACTATGTAAACTCGATGTTGGCGACAAACGAGGCGAAGGACAAGGGGTTTGACGAGGCGCTGTTGCGTGACTCGGGTGGGTTTATAGCACAAGGTCCTGGTGACAACTTTTTCTTTGAAAAAGACGGGGTGCTACATACACCACCATTGGGTCATATTTATCCTGGCATTACTCGTAAAACGGTCATTGAGATGGCTACGGAGATGGGGATTGAAGTTGTGGAGCATTTGTTTACGGAAGATGAGTTGCTTGATGCTGACGGAGCTTTCTTTACTGGTACAGGAACTGAGATTGCGGGCATAAAGTCTATTAATAAAAAGGAATTTAAAAAAGAATGGGAAGATACGCTGGGCTTTCAGCTTTTGACCAAATATAGGCAGCGAGTCACCCACGACGATTTTGAATCATATTCTATTATATAA
- a CDS encoding glycosyltransferase, with protein MLDEIAYLILYISIFVQLFFALFIFSRILFHNKNNAPSKTITGISVIIACRNEEENLPKLLDVLRNQSYPSFEVIIANDRSTDQSKTLLEEACLLDNRFKFINIEETLSGIHPKKYALSQATAQAQFETLLFTDADCLPGENWILEIAESYSPNTEIVLGYSPYQKTDSLKINSLLNLFIRHETFYTGIQYLSFALTGMPYMAVGRNLSYKKSVFERNGGYGKHKQVSGGDDDLFVNQQATRTNTNIVINKESQVISVPETTWKGWFWQKTRHLSVGKHYKNRDIALLGILNLSHICFYLALGHLWLTQAESLVLFKFYTLRFIPLCFVFGLIKKKLSDNFNIYLFPVTDFLYLCYYIVIGVASIFIKRIKWK; from the coding sequence ATGCTGGACGAAATAGCTTATCTTATTTTATATATAAGCATTTTCGTCCAGCTTTTTTTTGCCCTCTTCATCTTTAGCCGAATACTTTTCCATAATAAAAACAATGCTCCTTCAAAAACTATTACTGGTATTTCCGTAATTATCGCTTGCCGAAATGAAGAGGAAAACCTGCCCAAATTGCTAGATGTTTTGCGGAACCAGAGCTACCCCAGCTTCGAGGTGATCATCGCCAACGACCGCTCAACCGACCAAAGCAAAACACTACTAGAAGAAGCCTGCCTGCTCGACAACCGTTTCAAGTTCATCAACATAGAAGAAACCCTTTCGGGAATCCACCCAAAAAAATATGCGCTGAGCCAAGCTACCGCCCAAGCCCAATTTGAAACACTGCTCTTCACCGATGCAGATTGCCTTCCAGGTGAAAACTGGATTTTGGAAATAGCAGAGAGCTACTCCCCCAACACAGAAATAGTTTTGGGCTATAGCCCTTATCAAAAGACAGACAGCTTGAAGATAAACAGCTTGCTCAACCTTTTTATCAGACACGAAACATTTTACACAGGCATCCAGTACCTCTCATTTGCCTTGACAGGGATGCCCTACATGGCGGTAGGGCGAAACTTATCTTACAAAAAATCAGTATTTGAACGGAACGGGGGATATGGAAAACACAAACAGGTAAGCGGCGGGGATGACGACCTGTTTGTAAACCAACAAGCAACTCGAACCAACACGAACATCGTCATAAACAAGGAAAGCCAAGTTATCTCCGTCCCCGAAACCACCTGGAAGGGCTGGTTTTGGCAAAAGACTCGACACCTTTCAGTGGGCAAACATTATAAAAACAGAGATATCGCATTATTGGGAATATTAAACCTTTCACATATTTGCTTTTACCTAGCTTTAGGGCATCTTTGGCTTACCCAAGCAGAATCTCTAGTTTTGTTCAAATTTTATACACTAAGGTTCATACCTTTGTGTTTTGTTTTTGGGTTAATAAAAAAGAAGCTATCCGATAATTTCAATATATACTTATTCCCTGTAACAGACTTTCTGTATCTGTGTTATTATATAGTGATAGGAGTAGCCAGCATATTCATTAAAAGAATCAAATGGAAATAA
- the ychF gene encoding redox-regulated ATPase YchF, protein MGLKCGIVGLPNVGKSTLFNSLSSAKAESANYPFCTIEPNVGVVTVPDPRLQILEGLVNPKRVLPTVIEFVDIAGLVEGASKGEGLGNKFLANIREVDAILHVVRCFQDENIVHVAGKVNPVTDKEVIDTELQLKDLDSIDNRIKRISRQAKSGDKQMKAEMEVMDRFKAHLESGKNLRLLDATEEEWELVRDLCLLTAKPVMYIANVDEASILKGNEHVEELKAAVAEENAEVVVICAAIEEQIASFDDPEEKEMFLEEYGLKESGLNKLIRTAYSLLNLITYFTAGVQEVRAWTIEEGWKAPQAAGVIHTDFERGFIRAEVIKIDDYVQYKTEAGCREAGKLGVEGKDYVVKDGDVMHFRFNV, encoded by the coding sequence ATGGGATTAAAATGTGGCATTGTTGGTTTGCCAAACGTCGGCAAATCTACCTTATTCAACTCACTTTCGAGTGCTAAAGCCGAATCGGCAAATTACCCTTTTTGTACCATAGAGCCTAATGTGGGCGTGGTAACCGTTCCAGATCCAAGGCTTCAAATTTTGGAAGGATTGGTAAACCCTAAAAGGGTATTGCCGACCGTGATCGAATTTGTGGATATTGCAGGCCTGGTAGAAGGAGCGAGCAAAGGCGAAGGCTTGGGCAACAAATTTTTAGCAAATATCCGTGAGGTGGATGCCATCCTCCACGTAGTGCGTTGCTTCCAAGACGAAAATATCGTTCACGTAGCAGGAAAAGTAAACCCTGTCACCGACAAGGAAGTAATTGATACCGAACTTCAATTAAAAGATTTGGATTCTATAGATAATAGGATCAAACGAATCTCAAGGCAAGCCAAATCTGGCGATAAGCAGATGAAGGCAGAGATGGAGGTAATGGATAGGTTCAAGGCGCACTTAGAAAGTGGCAAAAACCTTCGACTGCTAGATGCCACGGAAGAAGAATGGGAGTTGGTTCGTGACCTCTGCCTACTCACTGCCAAGCCCGTTATGTACATTGCCAATGTGGATGAAGCATCTATCTTGAAAGGAAACGAGCACGTAGAAGAGCTGAAAGCCGCAGTTGCAGAAGAAAATGCAGAGGTAGTGGTAATTTGCGCTGCTATTGAAGAGCAAATTGCTTCTTTCGACGATCCTGAAGAGAAAGAAATGTTCTTAGAAGAATACGGCTTAAAAGAATCGGGATTAAACAAACTAATCCGCACGGCCTATTCTTTGCTCAACCTTATCACCTACTTCACCGCTGGGGTGCAGGAAGTAAGGGCCTGGACCATTGAAGAAGGATGGAAAGCGCCACAAGCAGCGGGTGTGATCCACACCGATTTTGAGCGTGGATTTATCCGTGCCGAGGTAATAAAAATAGACGATTACGTGCAGTACAAAACCGAAGCAGGCTGCCGAGAAGCTGGAAAACTTGGCGTAGAAGGAAAAGATTATGTCGTAAAGGATGGAGATGTGATGCATTTCCGGTTCAATGTTTAG